A genome region from Clostridium sp. JN-9 includes the following:
- a CDS encoding rhodanese-like domain-containing protein, with product MFSKNSNNFKLYFYLIAVSLIVVTLFFPYESVKAYKKITAIEVKDMINTPSSEALIIDVRTPSEYKQGHIPKSINIPLQILKDEVIHKNINKSTKIIVYCQRGIRSENAAEILEQLGYNNVYSLGGIDQWTYDIEKD from the coding sequence ATGTTTTCCAAGAATTCTAATAATTTTAAACTTTACTTTTATTTAATTGCTGTTTCATTAATAGTTGTTACTTTATTTTTCCCCTACGAAAGTGTTAAAGCCTATAAAAAAATTACTGCCATTGAAGTAAAGGATATGATAAATACGCCTTCTTCAGAAGCTTTGATTATAGATGTAAGAACTCCCAGTGAGTATAAACAGGGTCATATACCTAAAAGTATAAATATCCCCCTTCAGATATTAAAGGATGAGGTTATACATAAAAATATAAATAAATCCACAAAGATAATAGTTTACTGCCAAAGGGGAATAAGATCTGAAAACGCTGCTGAAATATTGGAACAGCTTGGATATAATAATGTGTATTCACTTGGTGGTATAGATCAGTGGACATATGACATTGAAAAAGATTAA
- a CDS encoding GTP pyrophosphokinase family protein produces the protein MAIKEWKTFLIPYAQATEELKVKFRSIRTEYRRKNEYSPIEFVTGRVKEISSMLEKANKFNIPLDRIEYEMEDISGIRIMCQFVDDIQKVVELVRNRKDMQIIYEKDYITNYKQSGYRSYHIIIRYPINMAEGQKNILAELQIRTLAMNFWATIEHSLNYKYKQQIPENIKYKLKTAADAAFQLDNLMTEIKDEIKDAQKLFEVKSSIISDIMNNILFLASLGKIQESNRYQTQLNKLIEQGEVSELNNLKEAAKKTLDLHK, from the coding sequence ATGGCAATTAAAGAATGGAAAACTTTTTTAATTCCCTACGCACAGGCAACAGAGGAATTAAAGGTTAAGTTCAGAAGCATAAGAACAGAATATAGAAGAAAAAACGAATATTCACCTATTGAATTTGTAACAGGAAGAGTCAAAGAAATTTCAAGTATGCTGGAGAAAGCAAATAAATTTAATATTCCTTTGGATAGAATTGAATATGAAATGGAGGACATATCCGGCATAAGAATAATGTGCCAGTTTGTAGATGATATTCAGAAAGTTGTGGAACTGGTAAGAAATAGAAAAGACATGCAGATAATTTATGAAAAGGACTATATAACCAATTATAAACAAAGCGGTTACAGAAGCTATCACATTATAATAAGATATCCTATAAATATGGCGGAAGGACAGAAAAATATTTTAGCGGAATTGCAAATAAGAACACTAGCCATGAACTTTTGGGCCACTATAGAGCATTCATTAAATTATAAATACAAACAGCAAATACCGGAAAATATAAAATACAAGCTTAAGACTGCTGCTGATGCTGCTTTTCAGCTGGATAACCTAATGACGGAAATAAAAGATGAAATTAAAGATGCACAGAAGCTGTTTGAGGTTAAGTCAAGCATAATATCTGATATTATGAATAATATATTGTTTTTAGCATCTTTAGGGAAAATACAAGAGTCAAACAGATATCAGACACAGCTTAATAAACTCATAGAGCAGGGGGAAGTATCTGAGTTAAATAATCTAAAAGAAGCTGCTAAAAAAACTTTGGATTTACATAAATAG
- the leuS gene encoding leucine--tRNA ligase, translating into MSKYGTAIDKKWQKRWEETDLYKFDKNKMDKKLYVLEMFSYPSGSKLHAGHWFNYGPVDSWARFKRMQGYNVFQPMGFDAFGLPAENYAIKTGVHPKDSTLKNIETMEKQLKAMGAMFNWDNEVITCKPEYYKWTQWVFLKLYEKGLAYRKKAPVNWCPSCNTVLANEQVVDNCCERCGTEVTKRDLTQWFLKITDYAEELLQKLDELDWPEKTKAMQRHWIGKSTGAEVTFKVVGSDLEFQVFTTRADTLFGVTYVVLAPESPLVDKITTDEYKDAVKEYKESTKKQSDIERQSISKEKTGVFTGSYAINPINGAKVPIWIGDYVLSTYGTGAVMAVPAHDERDFAFAKKYNLPIIRVIEGGELPFTEYGPMTNSSDYNGLSGEAAKNAIINKLESLGLGAKKINYRLRDWLVSRQRYWGAPIPVVYCDHCGIVPVPEDQLPVKLPYNVEFAPDGKSPLAKSEEFMNTTCPKCGGPARREADTLDTFVCSSWYYLRYPDNKNSAKAFDPEIINKMLPVDKYVGGPEHACMHLLYARFITKALRDMGYLNFDEPFLSLRHQGLILGPDGQKMSKSKGNTISPDEYINEYGADVFRMYLMFGFDYSMGGAWSDDGIKSISKFIDRIERVLDSLKNFDSSSTKDSFGSAEKDLNFVRNYTIKSITEDAEKMQFNTCIARMMELTNALSKYENEPVKNTALVRETILDFIRLIAPFAPHFAEEQWQSVGMPYSVFNESWPEYDKKALVKDEVEIAVQVNGKIKARINIPSDLSEEDIKKAALENQDVKTFIGNKNIVKVIVIKGRLVNIVIK; encoded by the coding sequence ATGAGCAAGTATGGAACTGCCATAGATAAAAAGTGGCAGAAAAGATGGGAAGAAACTGATTTATACAAATTTGATAAAAATAAAATGGATAAAAAATTATATGTTCTGGAGATGTTTTCCTACCCATCAGGAAGTAAACTTCATGCAGGTCACTGGTTTAATTATGGGCCTGTGGATTCCTGGGCTAGATTTAAAAGAATGCAGGGATATAATGTTTTTCAGCCAATGGGATTTGATGCATTTGGATTACCTGCAGAAAACTATGCTATAAAAACCGGGGTTCATCCAAAGGATTCAACCTTAAAAAATATTGAAACTATGGAAAAACAGTTAAAAGCTATGGGGGCTATGTTTAATTGGGACAACGAAGTTATTACATGCAAGCCTGAATACTATAAATGGACTCAATGGGTTTTTCTTAAACTTTATGAAAAAGGATTGGCTTATAGAAAAAAGGCCCCTGTAAATTGGTGCCCTAGCTGCAATACAGTTTTAGCTAATGAACAAGTAGTTGATAATTGCTGTGAAAGATGCGGTACTGAAGTTACCAAAAGAGATTTAACTCAATGGTTTCTAAAGATTACAGATTATGCTGAAGAACTTCTTCAAAAATTAGATGAATTAGACTGGCCTGAAAAGACAAAGGCTATGCAGAGACATTGGATAGGAAAATCTACAGGTGCAGAAGTTACATTTAAAGTAGTTGGTTCTGACCTGGAATTTCAGGTGTTCACAACAAGAGCTGATACACTTTTTGGTGTTACTTATGTGGTTCTGGCTCCTGAAAGTCCACTTGTTGATAAAATTACTACTGATGAGTATAAGGATGCAGTAAAGGAATATAAAGAAAGCACTAAAAAACAATCTGATATAGAAAGGCAGTCTATTTCAAAAGAAAAGACAGGTGTATTCACTGGAAGCTATGCCATAAATCCTATTAATGGAGCTAAAGTTCCAATCTGGATTGGTGATTATGTATTAAGCACCTATGGTACCGGAGCTGTAATGGCTGTGCCTGCACATGATGAAAGGGATTTTGCTTTTGCAAAAAAGTATAACTTACCGATAATAAGAGTTATAGAAGGCGGAGAACTTCCATTCACTGAATATGGTCCTATGACAAATAGTTCTGATTATAACGGTTTATCCGGTGAAGCTGCAAAAAATGCCATTATAAATAAACTGGAATCCTTAGGACTTGGTGCTAAAAAAATAAATTACAGACTTAGGGACTGGCTTGTATCAAGGCAAAGATATTGGGGCGCACCAATACCTGTGGTTTACTGTGATCATTGCGGCATAGTTCCTGTACCAGAGGATCAGCTTCCTGTTAAGCTGCCATATAACGTTGAATTTGCACCTGATGGCAAATCACCACTGGCAAAAAGTGAAGAATTTATGAACACCACCTGTCCTAAATGCGGAGGACCTGCCCGCAGAGAAGCAGATACCCTGGATACTTTTGTATGTTCATCCTGGTATTATTTAAGATATCCTGATAATAAAAACAGCGCCAAAGCCTTTGACCCTGAAATTATTAATAAAATGCTTCCTGTTGATAAATATGTGGGAGGCCCTGAGCATGCATGTATGCATTTACTTTACGCCAGATTTATTACAAAAGCTTTAAGAGATATGGGATATCTGAATTTTGATGAACCATTCTTATCATTAAGGCACCAGGGATTAATACTTGGTCCTGATGGTCAGAAAATGAGTAAATCAAAAGGGAATACAATATCACCAGATGAATATATAAATGAATATGGTGCTGATGTTTTCAGGATGTATCTTATGTTTGGTTTCGATTATTCCATGGGCGGTGCCTGGAGCGACGATGGAATAAAATCAATATCAAAATTCATTGATAGAATAGAAAGAGTGCTTGACAGCTTAAAGAATTTTGATTCATCCAGCACAAAGGATTCCTTTGGCAGTGCAGAAAAGGACTTAAACTTTGTAAGGAACTATACTATAAAGTCTATTACAGAAGATGCTGAAAAAATGCAGTTCAATACTTGTATTGCAAGAATGATGGAACTTACTAATGCTCTTTCAAAATATGAAAATGAACCAGTAAAAAATACTGCACTTGTACGAGAAACTATTTTAGATTTCATTAGATTAATTGCACCATTTGCCCCTCATTTTGCTGAAGAACAATGGCAGTCCGTGGGAATGCCTTATTCAGTGTTTAATGAATCCTGGCCTGAATATGATAAAAAGGCACTTGTAAAAGATGAGGTAGAAATTGCTGTGCAGGTTAATGGTAAAATTAAAGCAAGAATAAATATACCTTCTGATTTATCAGAAGAGGATATTAAAAAAGCAGCACTTGAAAATCAGGATGTTAAAACTTTTATAGGTAATAAGAATATAGTAAAAGTTATAGTTATTAAGGGAAGGCTTGTAAATATAGTAATTAAATAA
- a CDS encoding DUF2225 domain-containing protein: MNKDIFSGLEDLGFEDAEGLDLYNKKQEDPKKKEEKEKTEEDYLFNREVECPVCGSKFKVKALKSSAYRIGKKYSDFYVSYNLVNPYFYDVWVCNECGYSALKSDFEKIKYHQIDQVKEKISSRWVSKDYPETYDVDIAIERYKLALLNYWAINSKSSMKAMTCLKIAWMYRIKKDADNEKLFLTKAKEGFDDAYFNEDMPIYGMDKYTVMYLIGELNRRIGKSDEALSWFSKVITSAAAKQKIKEMCRDQKDLIRYDEKEEEKAQKEKEEEENQLHNNTKKGLFSKLFKK, from the coding sequence ATGAACAAGGATATTTTTTCCGGTCTGGAGGATTTAGGGTTTGAAGACGCTGAAGGTCTTGATTTATACAATAAAAAGCAGGAAGATCCAAAGAAAAAGGAAGAAAAAGAAAAAACAGAAGAAGATTATCTTTTTAATAGAGAAGTAGAATGTCCTGTGTGCGGCAGCAAATTTAAGGTAAAAGCTTTAAAGAGCTCCGCTTATAGAATTGGTAAAAAGTATAGTGATTTTTATGTATCATACAATCTGGTGAACCCATATTTTTATGATGTGTGGGTTTGTAATGAATGTGGATATTCAGCCTTAAAATCTGATTTTGAAAAAATTAAGTATCATCAAATCGATCAGGTTAAAGAAAAAATTTCTTCAAGGTGGGTTTCCAAGGATTATCCTGAAACCTATGACGTAGATATAGCCATTGAAAGATATAAATTAGCATTACTTAATTATTGGGCAATTAATTCAAAATCCAGCATGAAAGCAATGACATGTTTAAAAATTGCATGGATGTACAGAATAAAAAAAGATGCCGATAATGAAAAACTCTTTTTAACAAAGGCTAAGGAAGGCTTTGATGATGCTTACTTTAATGAGGACATGCCTATTTATGGTATGGATAAATATACAGTTATGTACTTAATAGGTGAATTAAACAGAAGAATTGGTAAAAGTGATGAGGCTCTTTCATGGTTCAGCAAAGTAATAACATCAGCAGCTGCAAAACAAAAAATTAAGGAAATGTGCCGGGATCAAAAAGATTTAATAAGATATGATGAAAAAGAAGAAGAAAAGGCGCAAAAAGAAAAGGAAGAAGAAGAAAACCAATTACATAATAATACGAAAAAAGGTCTGTTTTCAAAATTATTTAAAAAGTAA
- a CDS encoding DUF5685 family protein, with amino-acid sequence MFGYVFPYKMELKIKDFEKFKAYYCGLCLSIKENYGNLPRLTLNYDMTFLAILLDALEDKEIEYKSHKCFIHPFKKKIVVINSDALNYAAFCNVCLSYYKLLDDVYDENSIKSRLSSKVLHKLFYKFPDKYNLINTKIKDNLDKLYLSESNSSEKSLDELSHNFAHITGIILSSYLEGFNENLYTLGYNLGKWIYIIDAYDDLKKDMENHRFNAINSCYNVNHSPFEVFKKSIDKRIDFILTNCGRQCADQLTKIPLKKNKELLYNILNLGLIEKMDKVKNKE; translated from the coding sequence AAATTTAAAGCATATTACTGCGGACTCTGCTTAAGTATCAAGGAAAACTACGGCAACCTGCCCAGGCTTACTTTAAATTATGACATGACATTTTTAGCTATTTTGCTTGATGCTTTAGAGGATAAAGAAATAGAGTATAAAAGTCATAAATGTTTTATACATCCTTTTAAGAAAAAAATTGTTGTTATTAATTCAGATGCCTTGAATTATGCTGCATTTTGTAATGTCTGTCTATCCTATTATAAACTACTAGATGATGTTTATGATGAGAATAGCATAAAAAGCAGATTATCCAGTAAGGTCCTTCACAAATTATTTTATAAGTTCCCGGATAAGTATAATCTTATAAATACTAAGATTAAGGATAATCTTGATAAATTATATCTGTCAGAATCAAATTCATCAGAAAAAAGTTTAGATGAACTTTCACATAATTTTGCTCATATTACTGGTATAATACTATCATCCTATTTGGAAGGCTTCAATGAAAATTTATACACACTTGGATATAACTTAGGAAAATGGATTTATATCATAGATGCATATGATGATTTAAAAAAGGATATGGAAAACCATAGGTTTAATGCCATTAATTCATGCTACAACGTAAACCACAGCCCTTTTGAGGTTTTTAAAAAATCTATTGATAAAAGAATTGATTTTATATTAACAAATTGCGGCAGGCAGTGCGCTGATCAGCTGACAAAAATTCCTTTGAAAAAGAACAAGGAACTCTTATATAATATTTTAAATTTAGGGTTAATTGAAAAAATGGATAAAGTAAAAAACAAGGAGTGA
- a CDS encoding DnaJ domain-containing protein has protein sequence MRNPYEILEIKENASKEEIKKAYRELAKKYHPDQYGDNPLKDLAEEKMIEINEAYDYLMKNSNDNSNRNSSSSYDNYSSADNSTDNYSIYQSIRMDINSRNFSSAERKLNGINSRDAQWHYLMGIVNMQKGWYDAAYSNISTACNLDPSNMEYREAFSKIQYANQSYRQPFNTQRDNSICNICATLYCIDCFCNGMSGC, from the coding sequence ATGAGAAATCCCTACGAAATTTTAGAAATTAAAGAGAACGCTTCAAAAGAAGAAATTAAAAAAGCTTACAGGGAGCTGGCAAAAAAATATCATCCAGATCAATATGGTGACAATCCCTTAAAGGATCTTGCAGAAGAGAAGATGATAGAAATAAATGAGGCCTATGATTATCTTATGAAAAATTCTAATGATAATTCAAATAGAAATTCTTCATCAAGTTATGATAATTATTCTTCAGCAGATAATTCCACAGACAATTATTCAATCTATCAATCCATTCGTATGGATATAAACAGTAGAAACTTTTCATCAGCTGAGCGTAAATTGAATGGTATTAATTCACGAGATGCTCAATGGCACTATTTAATGGGTATAGTAAACATGCAGAAGGGATGGTATGATGCAGCCTATAGTAATATCAGCACGGCCTGCAATCTGGATCCTTCTAATATGGAATATAGAGAGGCATTTTCCAAGATTCAGTATGCAAATCAGTCCTATAGGCAGCCTTTTAATACACAAAGGGATAATTCTATCTGCAATATATGTGCAACCCTGTATTGCATTGACTGCTTTTGCAATGGAATGTCGGGATGCTGA